The Corvus hawaiiensis isolate bCorHaw1 chromosome 2, bCorHaw1.pri.cur, whole genome shotgun sequence genome includes a window with the following:
- the NAA16 gene encoding N-alpha-acetyltransferase 16, NatA auxiliary subunit isoform X2, with protein sequence MPSVPLPPKESNLFKRILKCYEQKQYKNGLKFCKMILSNPKFAEHGETLAMKGLTLNCLGKKEEAYEFVRKGLRNDVKSHVCWHVYGLLQRSDKKYDEAIKCYRNALKLDKDNLQILRDLSLLQIQMRDLEGYRETRYQLLQLRPTQRASWIGYAIAYHLLKDYDMALKLLEEFRKTQQVPPNKIDYEYSELILYQNQVMREADLFQESLEHIETYEKQICDKLIVEEIKGEMLLKLGRLKEAGEVYKELIERNAENWYYYEGLERALQPSTLEERLQIYEEVSKRHPRAVSPRRLPLNFVSGEKFRELTDKFLRVNFSKGCPPLFTTLKSLYYNPEKVSTIQELVTGYEASLKTCDLFSTCENGEKEPPTTLLWVRYFLAQHFDKLGQCSLALDYINAAIASTPTLIELFYLKAKIYKHVGNIKEAAKWMDEAQSLDTADRFINSKCAKYMLRANMVKDAEEMCSKFTREGTSAMENLNEMQCMWFQTECAAAYQRLGKYGDALKKCHEVERHFFEITDDQFDFHTYCMRKMTLRAYVDLLRLEDVLRKHAFYFKAARSAIKIYLKLHDNPLTNESKEQEVNSENLSAKELKKMLSKQRRAQKKAKLEEERKHAERERQQKNQKKKRDEEEEETSGPREELVPEKLERVENPLEEAIKFLIPLKNLIGDDIETHLLAFEIYFRKGKFLLMLQSVKRAFAINSNNPWLHECLIKFSKAVSDHSNLPEIVSKVLTQEMQKIFINKNLESFNEEFLKHNATSIQHQLSDINKGF encoded by the exons AAATGTTACGAACAAAAACAGTACAAAAATGGACTCAAGTTCTGCAAGATGATCCTCTCTAACCCAAAATTTGCTGAACATGGAG AGACTCTTGCGATGAAAGGACTGACcttgaactgcctagggaagaaggaagaagcatATGAATTTGTTCGTAAAGGACTTCGTAATGATGTGAAGAGTCATGTCT GTTGGCATGTGTATGGTCTTCTGCAGCGTTCAGATAAGAAATATGATGAAGCCATCAAGTGTTACCGGAATGCACTCAAACTAGACAAAGATAATCTACAGATCTTGAGAGATCTCTCTCTGTTACAGATTCAGATGAGAGATTTAGAAGGATATAGA GAGACAAGATACCAGCTGCTTCAACTGCGCCCCACACAACGTGCTTCCTGGATTGGATATGCCATTGCATACCACTTACTGAAAGATTATGATATGGCCTTAAAATTACTTGAAGAGTTTAGGAAAACCCAGCAG GTTCCTCCTAATAAAATAGATTATGAATATAGTGAACTGATTTTATATCAAAATCAAGTGATGAGAGAGGCAGATCTTTTTCAGGAGTCTTTAGAACATATAGAGACGTATGAAAAGCAAATATGTGATAAATTAATAGTGGAAGAAATCAAAG GAGAGATGTTACTCAAGTTAGGAAGACTGAAAGAAGCTGGTGAAGTATACAAAGAGTTAATTGAGCGTAATGCAGAAAACTGGTATTATTATGAAGGCTTGGAAAGGGCCCTACAACCCA GCACTTTAGAAGAGAGGCTTCAGATTTATGAAGAAGTTAGTAAAAGACATCCCAGAGCAGTTTCACCTAGAAGATTACCTTTAAACTTTGTTTCAG GTGAAAAGTTTAGAGAACTAACGGATAAGTTCCTGAGGGTTAACTTCAGTAAAGGCTGCCCACCCTTGTTTACCACTTTGAAATCTTTATATTACAATCCAGAAAAG GTTTCTACAATCCAGGAACTTGTTACTGGTTATGAAGCCTCTTTGAAAACTTGTGACCTTTTTAGTACATGTG aaaatggagagaaagagCCCCCAACAACACTGCTTTGGGTTCGGTATTTCCTGGCACAGCACTTTGACAAACTTGGCCAGTGTTCTTTGGCCTTGGATTACATTAATGCTGCAATTGCAAGCACTCCAACATTAATAGAACTAttctatttaaaagcaaaaatttacAAG cATGTAGGTAACATCAAGGAAGCTGCCAAATGGATGGATGAAGCACAGTCTTTGGATACTGCAGACAGATTTATCAATTCTAAATGTGCTAAATACATGCTGCGAGCAAATATGGTGAAGGATGCAGAGGAGATGTGTTCTAAATTCACAAGG GAAGGAACTTCTGCTATGGAGAACCTTAATGAGATGCAGTGTATGTGGTTCCAGACGGAATGCGCCGCAGCTTATCAACGGCTAGGGAAGTATGGTGATGCCTTGAAAAAATGTCATGAAGTAGAAAGG catttttttgaGATAACAGATGATCAGTTTGACTTCCACACATACTGCATGAGAAAGATGACTCTTCGTGCCTATGTAGACCTTCTGAGATTGGAAGATGTGCTCAGGAAACATGCCTTCTACTTCAAGGCTGCCCGATCAGCAATCAAAATCTACTTGAAGCTCCATGATAATCCTCTTACCaatgaaagcaaagagcaaGAAGTGAATTCAG AAAATCTCTCAGCCAAAGAATTGAAGAAAATGCTTAGTAAGCAAAGAAGagcacagaagaaagcaaaacttgaagaagaaagaaagcatGCAGAAAGAGAACgacagcaaaaaaatcaaaagaaaaagagagatgaagaggaggaggaaactAGTGGAcccagggaggagctggttCCTGAAAAACTGGAAAGG gTAGAAAATCCATTAGAAGAAGCCATTAAGTTCCTTATACCACTTAAGAATCTTATTGGAGATGATATAGAAACACATTTATTAGCATTTGAAATATACTTTAGAAAAG GAAAGTTTCTGTTGATGTTACAGTCTGTCAAAAGAGCTTTTGCTATTAACAGTAATAACCCATGGCTACACGAGTGCTTGATTAAATTCTCTAAAGCTG TATCTGACCACAGTAACCTCCCAGAAATTGTGAGCAAGGTCCTAACtcaagaaatgcagaaaatctttattaataaaaactTGGAGAGTTTTAATGAGGAATTTCTCAAACACAATGCTACCTCCATCCAGCACCAGCTGTCAG
- the NAA16 gene encoding N-alpha-acetyltransferase 16, NatA auxiliary subunit isoform X4: MPSVPLPPKESNLFKRILKCYEQKQYKNGLKFCKMILSNPKFAEHGETLAMKGLTLNCLGKKEEAYEFVRKGLRNDVKSHVCWHVYGLLQRSDKKYDEAIKCYRNALKLDKDNLQILRDLSLLQIQMRDLEGYRETRYQLLQLRPTQRASWIGYAIAYHLLKDYDMALKLLEEFRKTQQVPPNKIDYEYSELILYQNQVMREADLFQESLEHIETYEKQICDKLIVEEIKGEMLLKLGRLKEAGEVYKELIERNAENWYYYEGLERALQPSTLEERLQIYEEVSKRHPRAVSPRRLPLNFVSGFYNPGTCYWL; this comes from the exons AAATGTTACGAACAAAAACAGTACAAAAATGGACTCAAGTTCTGCAAGATGATCCTCTCTAACCCAAAATTTGCTGAACATGGAG AGACTCTTGCGATGAAAGGACTGACcttgaactgcctagggaagaaggaagaagcatATGAATTTGTTCGTAAAGGACTTCGTAATGATGTGAAGAGTCATGTCT GTTGGCATGTGTATGGTCTTCTGCAGCGTTCAGATAAGAAATATGATGAAGCCATCAAGTGTTACCGGAATGCACTCAAACTAGACAAAGATAATCTACAGATCTTGAGAGATCTCTCTCTGTTACAGATTCAGATGAGAGATTTAGAAGGATATAGA GAGACAAGATACCAGCTGCTTCAACTGCGCCCCACACAACGTGCTTCCTGGATTGGATATGCCATTGCATACCACTTACTGAAAGATTATGATATGGCCTTAAAATTACTTGAAGAGTTTAGGAAAACCCAGCAG GTTCCTCCTAATAAAATAGATTATGAATATAGTGAACTGATTTTATATCAAAATCAAGTGATGAGAGAGGCAGATCTTTTTCAGGAGTCTTTAGAACATATAGAGACGTATGAAAAGCAAATATGTGATAAATTAATAGTGGAAGAAATCAAAG GAGAGATGTTACTCAAGTTAGGAAGACTGAAAGAAGCTGGTGAAGTATACAAAGAGTTAATTGAGCGTAATGCAGAAAACTGGTATTATTATGAAGGCTTGGAAAGGGCCCTACAACCCA GCACTTTAGAAGAGAGGCTTCAGATTTATGAAGAAGTTAGTAAAAGACATCCCAGAGCAGTTTCACCTAGAAGATTACCTTTAAACTTTGTTTCAG GTTTCTACAATCCAGGAACTTGTTACTGGTTATGA